In Salvia miltiorrhiza cultivar Shanhuang (shh) chromosome 4, IMPLAD_Smil_shh, whole genome shotgun sequence, the DNA window gtgaatcatgtggacaacccgaacgcttggttcgtggacaccggcgctaccgtccatatatgcataaatcgtgagttgttccacaactacaaagaagtggaaaacaaaacgataatggaggctagcgaacggacatcccaagtccttggcatgggagatgtgattcttcaactcacgtcgggcgtggagatcacattaaaagacgtattacacgttccaactgtccgaaagaatttaatttcgggctttaggcttacgaataaggattttgaattgtttttcaaatctgactatgttgtaatacgcaagtggggaaagttcctagggaaaggctatgcctccgaaggacttttcaaacttggtgtaagagcttgtaagcctgccaaggctaagatcaataaagatgcatcaacctcttctgcttacttgattgagtgttctgatttatggcattgtagacttggacatgttaatctaaatgctataaagagattagtaaaaatgaatttactaaaagttgatgaatacaactcacaagaaaaatgtgaagtttgtgttgaagccaaaatggctaagttaccgtttaaatcggtaaaaaggagcactcaacctttggaacttattcacactgatgtttgtgatttaaagttcgtgcaaactagaggtggcaagaagtactttatcacctttatagacgattgcacaaagtattgttacctttacttattgaaaagtaaagatgaggctattgaagcttttataaacttcaaaaatgaagccgagaatcaacttggatgtcgaattaagatggttcgaagtgatagaggtggagagtatgtagctccgtttgctgaattatgcaacgaaagtggtataatccatcaaacgacggctccttattcaccacaatctaacggcgttgctgaacgcaagaatcgaactcttaaggagatgatgaatgccttgttgattagttcaggattaccccagaacatgtggggggaagctgtcttaacggccaactatatcttgaacaagattccactcaaagggaaagatgtaactccctatgagctatggaaaggaaggaaaccttcgtataaatacctcaaagtgtgggggtgtttagccaaggtagaagtgcctttaccaaagcaagttacaataggacctaaaacggtggattgtatcttcattggtcatgcacttaatagcagtgcctatcgttttatagtgcacagatcggagatacctgatatacatgttgggacaacgatagaatcaaggaatgctatattctttgaaaatatctatcctcacaaggataaaggtacatcgaactctaatgatggagttgatggtgatgctacaggttctaaacctatggaagtagcaagtaattctactcaagtagatgatgccacaaGTTCTAAtcctgtaccacctaataggaaaagaccaaggtctaaacctatggatgtagaaccaagacgtggggaacgagttagaaaagctaatgtctatggaccggattatgttgtcttaatgctagatggcgaaccagtgacgattaaagaagctatgtctggctcagatgcaactctctggaaagaagccatcgatgtTGAGATTGATTctattatgcagaatcatacttgggtgttagtggatctaccacctggaagtaaagctttaggatgcaaatggatcctaaagaagaagtacaaatctgatggtactatagataagtacaaagcccgacttgtcgttcaaggtttcaggcagaaagaaggacacgatttcttcgatacctattcacctgtgaccagactaacatctattcggatgcttctcgctattgctgccttgcacaatctcgagattcaccaaatggatgtgaaaactgcgttcttgtatggcgagttggaagatgaaatatatatgaagcaacctgaagggtttgtagtacctgggcaagagcacaaagtatgcaaacttcaaaggtctttatatgggttgaagcaagcaccgcttcaatggcatttaaaatttgacagtgtaatgttgtcaaatggattcagaatcaatgagtgcgataaatgtgtctacattaagaattctaataacggatatgttattgtttgtctttatgtagatgacatgctcatcatgggaagtaattcccgagtgattcaagaaaccaaaggcatgctaagtaaaaattttagcatgaaagatatgggcttaactgatgttatccttggaattaaaattctaagaagacctgatggtattactataacacaatctcactacgttgagaaagtgttaaagaaattcaacgcttttgacaagccaatagctaagacaccatgggaacctagtgtgtatttgagtgtacacaagggagaacctgttgacgcgatagaatatgcgaagattattgggagcttgttgtatctaacaaattgcactcgtcccgatatagcatgctcggtcaacaagttgggcagctttacagctaaccctagtaatgaacattggaaagctcttgaaagggttttgagatatttgaaatatactcaaaactatgcgattcattatactagggaaccctctgtacttgaagggtactgtgatgcaaattggatatctgatgccaaagactcgttttcaacgagcggttatgtattcactgtggggggtggtgctgtgtcttggaaatccaagaagcaaacatgtattgctagatcgaccatggaatcagaattcatagctttggataaagctggtgaagaagccgagtggcttagaaatttcctcgaggatattccatgttggtcgaaacctgtgtcgtccgtgataattcattgtgatagtcaagctgctatcggacgagcacaaaaccatttgtataacggtaagtcgagacatattcgtcgacgtcataataccgtgagacatttgatcactagtggagttatctcaattgattatataagatcaattgataacatagcggatcctttgacaaaaagtatccatcgagatcagatgtataaactgttagggggaatgggtttgaagtccacaaattaaggataatcatagtggcaacccaaccatgatgactggaggatcccaagaacttggttcaatgggacaactaagttatgaaaatccgtgtgttgaacactcgaattgcctattccttgtagaacagtgagtgttcggaaacctgcacgtggtgaggttaagtctttgacttttaatgactctagaactcctcgaagaggacaagtatagcaggatacttgagttaagagtcacctatgtaagtgtgaagtggggccgcttcgattgaaacacttatgaatccaaagaggtgttccaaggcctgtaatggacacaaacgtgagaacgaataaggattgaagcaatattgtgtcaatattgttgactaagtatacaccgaggaggactagttcaaggaacacaatccactaggccgccggtatactcgataatattgactatggcaggttcaaagccacaagctacctttccaaaagCAATGTTGTTTCTTAAGAAGACTGAGCTAAATGTCTGCATACATacgcatactgatttctcactcatgtgggggattgttggaaatatggttttatgccaaatctgaaaattattatttaattaaatatttattatttaattaaaataataattggatgttaatctacatctcgagtagatcaacgtgatatacttgaagtctcaaaaccgatttccggtgagtgagatattgtatgtcaaagtttggatgttgaagagggaaaatcagtttcaacttctgcgttcaacgattgcggccacctaccgcagccgccggaattgactgtttcaacttctgcgttcaacgattgcggccacctaccgcagccgccggagttgactgccgatccgttcacactcggtttaacacctataaatatgggtgtgtggtgagctttagaattcactctgaaaactcacaactcacaactcacaaaatagtctgcattctgcattccacctctagctcagttttcgatccttattcagttcgccggagctcgccggattgtggtgctacatccgccgagacgaagtcgttttacctttggggaagatacgccaaaccgaagagcactaccggggcgataatcttcttgcgggaagagattcatctcgactcgacttagtttatacgtataatttatttatacagtatatttcagttgtatacaattatttgagttgtaatttctcaaattattttctttgtaatattttcaattattttgagttgtaatatctcaaaatatttattttgtaatatctcgatcgtgtacccggttctaacaaatATATCACATTATTGAGTATTTGTAACAGAGAGGTTTGGTATGGTTTGGTTTGGCCATACCGATCCTCTTCCTCATCTACCATGTCTTGCTCTTTCATAGAAGAATTCTCAAACTGCTGCTGCTCCTCTAACTTCTCTGTCAAATACATCTCTGCCATATCTTCGTCGTCATCAAGCAAATGCTCCAACTCATCCCTCACCTACATTACATTATTCCAGTGATTTTGAATCAGGAAAAATAAATAGAGAGATTATCTCATTTTTACTGAGAAACAAACACTATTTTTTTCATGTCTTACGGATATCAATTTAGCCTGAATTTGTGAAAAATAACACAAGAAAGTTAACAATCACCACCACAAGAAAACTCAAACTTCAAGTACTCTCAACATACATAAGGTAATGGAAAATCTTCATCCAAAGAAACAAGGAAAAGCAGAAGAAACCACACAACTCAAGCTAGTCGAAAAAGCTCAAACCTTCTGCACACGCCCGGTTATTGCAACCAAACGACTCTTTATATGTCGCACTCGGTCTAGATTGAGAGTGCTAATCTTGGAAGTGAGCTTATCCAATGCTGGATGAGCTTCTTGCTCCAGTCTGGTTGCCTAGTTCATGACACGACATCTCAAAGTAGTTAGGCAAAATTTAGAATCATAGAAACCAGGTGTTGTGCAGAATCCATACTTCATCATCCAAGCTAGTACAAGTAGCCTCAAGGCATGCCTCGAGAGCAACGAACTCGAATGGGAGAATCTTCAAGGTCTCTCCAACTTGTTCTGCATTcccctcttcttcttttttactTTGTTGGAAACGTCCACTACTGTAGATTTGATCACCACCATCTGCCATTGATTGTGGCTCATTTGAGCTGTAAAAATCTGTCCACACTTCTTTCTTGCCAACCTCTCCACATTCCTTCACCTCAGCATCATATCATCAATGAGTCACAAACTCACCACCATATACAATCATCTAATATGTTTAAACAAGGATTAATACTCCCAAACTGTATCACACTTTattcaattatatcctgaattTAAACAATTAGTAACCCAACTTAAGGAAACTATGCAAATCTGTCACCcaacaaataagttcctctCGAATTTGACGTGGAAATATTGCTACgtcaatttttgtttttttgaaaaattccaGCCTCAATATGACTCCGTTTTGAACTTGGCTATTAATTGGTCAAAGTCAATTGTTCATTCATAgaataattgaaaaaatggtGATAATTTATAGTGTTTAGTCTTGAAGAAACTAATGAAGCAAGAGCAGAACACAAACAATTGCAAGAAGAAGAATACAAGTCAAcgatgagagggagagagatgggAACCTGGCTGAAGACGACAGCTTGGCGATGGCGAAAGACTCCTTGAATCTTGTGAACGAAAGGGGTGAGCAGAGGGTCTTTGGAATTCTGGAAAATCATCTCGTGAGAGGTTATGATGGACCTGATGTTTTCCAAATTGACGACGATGGCCCGCTCTCGCCCCAAAACGGTGGACGGGTAGGAGAGGGCCGGGTCCAGCATCCGGAGATCTCGGGCCGGGAGACCCGTCCGCTGCATGATGGCGTGCTTCCCGGCCTCCACCACCTCCGCCTGCCCCGATGAGTCCACCACCAGCCACGCCCGAACCCACGCGCCCTTCTTCCGGAGCCCCGCCGCCGTTGACCGCCCCGCTTCCACTGAATCCGCCGGGTATTTCATTGATTGCTATGGAATTTGGGATGGCGAATCTTCAACTGCTTTATATCAGGAGTCGATCTGCATGAAAACAACTTCTTTCTCTATTGCCACACTATATTTCAATTCAAACTAGCCTAGTACGACCCTACCCACACAAGTAGGGCAGGAAGGGAATTTGCAAAATTGAGCAAGGGGCTTATAAATTACTCACAAAACAAACTTGATTTTTTGTGCGTCACTCATATtgttgaattattattaataactAGTATACGCAAAGCaaagagagaaatttttgtAGAAAAAATCCGTgcatgttttatatatatagattaactaATAGATATTTAATGAGTAAATAGTGGGATAGATTGTGGGAGAGAGAATATAGTTTTttataggagagagaaaaattggcgGTAAAATTTTACCGTTAAACTgcttttttatattatactagtatttgcatcccgtgcaatgcacggtaaaatattttttattttttaaatttatatataaattaatactaatttaattatcatactcatgaatataataaaatttaaatttaactaaatatatttgaatttaatattaaaaaataaaaaaataaaataatttgcaattataaaatttgatattatgaaaagaaaaaaaaagttaaacaataaaaaatactaataaaaaagaattaaaaatattttttttaaaaaaacatgagagatgagagagaaatttataagattttaatatttaaacaaatttaatttgtatattttaaatcaaatatttacataaaatatatcaaattaaagctcttatcgtgatctttaatttgatatgcatattgaatattttataattaatcgaatttcacaattttgaaaataaattaaaacaacaaatcagaagttaaaaaaatggaaaataaaaagaataatatagttaaaacataaaccttcaattttattataactacaaaattgccattcaattttgaaattgatttccaaTTGGAAActgcctttttaatatagtatagatatagatatagatgatGATTGGTTTATCATTTCATATACGTAAGGGAGCGAGTACGAtggtcaaaaaaataaaaagagcgAGTACGGATAGAGCTAGGATTTTGAaagtgtacactcaaatgcatgTATCAGATGGGTCTGATCTGCGGATCGACCCACTACAACCCGGCCCAACACCCCGACCTGTCTTTTACTATCCTAAACCCTATTTCAGTAGGAGTCGCTCCATCTTCTCCTTCTCcccctattttttctttttctttttctccttcCCTatctttctctccctccctaTCTTTCTCTCCCTTATCCCTCTCTCTTTGTCACGCTACCTTCCTCTCTCTTCCGCTGGTAGATGGCAAGTGAAGGCCACCGTCGTTGCTCCTTCTTGACCGCATTCAGTAGGGACTCGTCAGAGTGCTCGTGGATTCCATTTGCCTCTCTACCGGAGAAGCGGTGAATCTGACTAATATGGTATTCTCGGCGCTGAGCTCCATCATCTGCACCGCGTTTGGGAAGGTGTGCAATGATAAAGAGACGTTGATGAGGTTGGTTAGCGAAGCTCTGGAGATGGGGACCGAGTTTTTGATCACAGATATTTGATGGCAGAAAGTATTACTGGTGAGGTAGAAAGATGAAACAATAGTCCAAGTTTACTTCTAAATCTAGGCATTAGTATAAGGAAGTCAATTTTGATTGACATTTAATTTAGTAAAATGCTAAAAGTGCTTTGAGTTGGAGCACGAAGCAGAGGTTGATGAGGATGCAGAGTAAGATGGATAAGATTTTTGTTTGTCCATTATTTTCAATTTAGGGGATTTGCTTTTTGGATACTTAAATTGTTGGGGATAAGAACTATAGGTTGAAGATGAGGATTTAGAATTTGGATGAATATGTGCAATTGATGTGATGCAACTGAAAATTCAATTAGGTTTTTGTTTTCGCTGATGAGTGCTCTTTGTTTCCTGTGCTTGAAAGAATTGCTACAATAGAAAGTGTTtatgaaaagtaattattatcgtaattgaaattgtacctatctaatgaacttcaatctcgCACACACACAACAGTTAGAACGTACAGAGATACACCAATAATAATTGTGCTTAAAACGTAAAGAACAAGACATTAAGATTGGTTATCCAATTCGGTGATagaacacctacgtctgggggccACGCCCATGGTAAATTATCCACTATTAACAATAAGATATACATAGGACTTACACGCGAAGACTCATTCTTCCTAGTCTCTATATCTTTCTAAATCTCAACCAACGTtaggggtgagcagtcggtccAGACTGGATCGAACCAGACCGAACCGACAAAACCGAGGAccgaattttcaatattttttggaccgaaccggaccaacTGAAACCCtaggaccgaaccgaaaccggaTCGAAACTGCCATCGATTCTCGATCTGGTTCGGTCCAAAACCggccatttttaaaatattaaaaattaataaaaatattagaaattaataaaaatattaatatattaataaaatattagaaattaataaaaatattaaatatatatttaaaatatatatattcggttcggtccggttttcGTCGGTTTTGGCCTCCCCGGGACcgggaccgaaccgaaatatttttggtccaagaaaataggaccagaccggaccaatacatggaccaaaaccgacccggaccgaaaaaaccgatcggttcggtccggtccgcCGGTTTTGGTCCGGTTTTGCTCACTCCTAACCAACGTGAACAATTGAGAGCAAGACAACAATTTACGCTCTAAGTGTGAATGCTACACATTTACCACCTAAACCCAACAAACAAACTTACAGCATCAGGCTGGTTACGCAAAGAATAAAACAACTCCCAACgcttataaaataaaataagcaaacaaTATGAACACACCCACATGCAGTGTATGCTCTCAACAAAGTGCACGGAAATACTCTCAATATACAGTAGAGTAACAATAAAAATGGCAGCCTCTTCCAGTCCTCTTCATCGCAAATATACAGCAAAAACCCTAGCAACATCCAAGCTCGAATAAGACTTTCATAGATCACGTTGCAGGCTTGTTGGAGTCTTTTTTAATGCACTAACCGAATATCACCATCTCAAGCTGTAGATTCGGTTCCATGTTTATCCTCAAAATATGTAATGGATAACTCCAAGTATATCTCAAAACCCGCATGTAGAAGGCTGTTGTATGTCTCCACTCAAACTTATAACATCGGAAGGCACAGTTCTAACTTCAAAGTAGAACATTCGGAGACACATGTgttgtctacataatgacaacaAATATAGAGTATAGAAAATACTCTAATAAGCTCCCCCTTTATCATTAatgtagataaaaaaaaatctgcacAACACATGAATAAACAtgcagaaaaaaaaagtttcccCTTAATGTGAACGTCTACTCCCCCTCACTGAGATGAAACTCAACCAACATATAAAAGCAACAAGCCAAACCCATATCAACATAGAAGTTCAGGTTATGCTAAAGGGTACATACCAACATCAGAATAAAACTAATAGCTAGCTGACAGCTAAAGCTACTACAAGTTTTCAAAACCACCATGGACCGCCACAAGCTGCAACAAAAACCATAAAAAacgtgtgcgtgtgttggccaagcggtaaggggttaatgcctaaggccaaaggtcttgggttcgagtcccctatggcgcgacctttaaatttttttatttaatactgttaaattatcaagaaaaaaaaactataaaaaacaCACTCCCCATTTTTGTCGAAACATCAAGGACAAGGGGCTTTGCACAAAGAGCATCAGACAACATGATCTTCTTCATCCTCGGAGCTGGTAGGAGCATCTGTAGAAGGACTATTCAATGGAACAGCACTCTAAGGGTCGACAGGCATGGGCTGAGAACAATGCCTTGGGACCGAAAGAATATAGGCCCATGTAATACCCCTTTGACTTGGGTcaaataaatgaaagagagagataaaGCCCTTGTCAAGAAATCTCATAAGAAAAGCTTCAAATAATAACCAGCCTAATATGAGAGATAATAAACAGCCCATACTGAGAAATAATAATCAGCCCATTATAACAACTCTTGAATCAACAATGGTCCGATAAGGAAAGCCCTTAGCAATATCGACTTCTCTCAATGTGTCTGTGATTCTGTGAATGTAACAACACTTGAGAACTTCAGAAAGATAGAACACTTGAGGACACTCTGAGTAGACATGATAAAATACTGGTGCATTGGTTGGACCATATCAACAAATAGCGATGCACTTGTGTTCGATGAACGACTAGTCATAAGATACATAGCCCAAGCTCTCCACGTAATTTCTCAAATCTTTCTGCATCCAATGGCTTAGTAAGAATGTCAGCAATCTGTCTCTCTGCTGGCATAAATTCCAAGCTAAGAATTTTGTCCTCCACTAATTCTCGAATAAAATGATGTCGAATTACGATGTTCTTGGTTCTCGAGTGAAGTACTGGATTCTTTGTAATATCAATAGCACTCTTATTATCATAGTACATAGTATCAGTGCTTGGTGGAAATCCATAATCCTCCATCATGTAGCTCATCCAAATGAGTTGAGTGCAAGCGCTTCCCACGGCTATATATTCGGTCTCCGTAGAAGATAAAGATACACAATTTTGCTTTTTACTGTGCCAAGAAACAAGGTTGTTTTCCAGATAGAAACATCCGCCAGTTGTGCTTTTACGGTCATCAGGACTCATTCCCAATCGGCATCCGTGTATCTGGCCAATGAAGTTGTGCTATCTTTTGTGAACCATAGACCCAGATTGCTTGTCCCTTTAACACATTCAATAATGTTATTCACAACAAGTAAGTGACTTTCCTTGGGACATGCCTGATATCTTGCGCAAACTCCAACACTGAAGCTTATATTGGGTCTGCTCGTTGTGAGATAAAGTAAGCTACCAATCATGCTTTGATATAAAGATGGATCAACACTTGTACCTTGCtcatttttactaatttttgtGCTGGTTCTCATAGGAGTGCCTCGAGGTTTTGATTGCTCAAACCTAAACTTCTTTACAAGATTCTCAACATAGGTAGATTGACTGACAAAAATTTCATCGTCACTTTGTTTAACTTGAAGACCCAAGAAGAATCTCAATTCATCAAATAGGCTCATATCATATTCACTGGTCATGTGATCCACAAATTTCTTGATGAGATTCTGGGAGCGAAATCCAAACACTATATCATCCACATAGATTTGTATGATGATGACATCACCTCTATTATTCTTGACAAACAATATTTTGTCAGTTCCACCTCGTGTCTAGCCTTTGGAAAGTAAGAAACTGGGAGAGTCTCATGCTAGGCTCTGGGTGCCTATTTCAATCCGTATAGTGCCTTCTTGAGACGATAAACATGATTTGGAAATTTGGGATCGTCAAATCCTTTAGGTTGTTGCACATAAACCTCTTCTTCACGATCTCCATTTAGAAAGACACtttaacatccatttgataGAGTTTGAAATTCATAGCACAAGCAAGTGCTAGAAGTATGCGAATAGATTTGAAATGTGTAACACGAGCGAATATCTCGTCAAAATCAACTCCTTCTAACTGTGAGTACCCTTGAGCAACCAACCGAGCTTTATTCCTGGTAATGAATCCCGCTAGGTCAAATTTATTTTGGAAAGTCCATTTAGTGCCAATGATATTTGCAAAGTCAAGTCGAGGAACAAACATCCAGATTTTGCACCTTTCAAATTTCATCGGTTGCACCCGAAAATAATCCTTCGATTT includes these proteins:
- the LOC131021246 gene encoding magnesium transporter MRS2-3-like; this encodes MKYPADSVEAGRSTAAGLRKKGAWVRAWLVVDSSGQAEVVEAGKHAIMQRTGLPARDLRMLDPALSYPSTVLGRERAIVVNLENIRSIITSHEMIFQNSKDPLLTPFVHKIQGVFRHRQAVVFSQECGEVGKKEVWTDFYSSNEPQSMADGGDQIYSSGRFQQSKKEEEGNAEQVGETLKILPFEFVALEACLEATCTSLDDEATRLEQEAHPALDKLTSKISTLNLDRVRHIKSRLVAITGRVQKVRDELEHLLDDDEDMAEMYLTEKLEEQQQFENSSMKEQDMVDEEEDRANFETTMGLDADEQSMQSSSIKDLDVEELEMILEAYFVQIEGTLNKLSALREYVDDTEDYINIMLDDKQNHLLQMGVVLTTATLVVGAFVALTGVFGMNIGIELFDEQKYRMSDWLWTAGGGTIASVVCYIAAIAWCRYKRLLE